A region of the Candidatus Thermoplasmatota archaeon genome:
TTCGAACATCGTCTGGAAGCACGCTTCGTGTGATCGAGGCATTCGCTCCGAGGGATAGGCTGGCGGTCTGGAATGATCTCGGGATCCTTCCAAGGGGCACATACTACGAGATAGTGGAATCGCTCCATCGCACCACCTTAGGAGGGTGCACCGATTGGCGTGAGCTTGCGCTTCAGGACCTCAGAACGGCTCTTGCCTACAGCTGGAGCGCTCTCTTCGCTTCCTCTCTTGCGACGGAAATTGTGTTCGGTGCTCCCAAGGTTTCGGAAGTTTCCATTGGATGTCAGATCCTTGGAGAGGAGCATGTCAACATCGCGATCCATGGCCATTCACCCATACTGGCAGAGTATGTGGTCTCGAGAAGCAGGGATGCGGAGTCGGTGAGGGCAGCTCGCGTAGCTGGAGCCAAAGGAATAACCGTCGTCGGATTGTGCTGCAGCGGCCTCGAGCTCCTGGCCAGGAGGGGAGTTCCGACTTTGGGGAACATCCTGGGACAGGAGATCGTGATTGGCTCGGGCCTTGTCGATCTTCTTGTAGCTGACATACAGTGTGTGATCCCAGGTCTTTCCCAAATTGCGAAGTGCTTCGATACCACGATTGTGACGACAAGCGAGTCAGACAGGATCCCGGATGCAGTTCACATACCCGTGGATTTCGACACTGTTGAGCGCGACGCCGCTCGCATTGTTGATTTGGCAATAGAAGCGCACCGCAGGCGGAGACCGAGGACAAGGGCCAATCGGCTTCGGACAACTGGAGTCAAGGCCAAGGTTGGCTACGACCACAGAACGATCTTGTCTGTTCTTGGCGGCGCCCGGGGGGCTGTTGACCTCCTCCGTGGAGGTCAGGTGAAAGGCATCGTGACAGTTGTTGGCTGCAACAACCCCAAGGTGCCGTACGAGCGGTCTCAGGTGACGATAGCGAAGGAGCTCATCAAAGACAACATCATGGTCACTACCTCTGGCTGCTGCGCGCATGCGTTACTTACCTCAGGTCTCTGCTCTCCTGAGAGCTGGACCTTGGCGGGCGAATCCCTCGGTCCACTTTGCAAGGAGCGAGGCTTTCCACCCGTTCTGAACGTGGGCGCGTGCGTGGACAATGTCCGGACGATACGCCTGTTCGCGGAGCTGGCTGACGCGGCCAGCTTGCCTATGGACAAAATGCCGTTCATGTTCTCTGGCCCCGAGCCAGGCAGCGAGAAGGCCATCGGTCAAGCGCTCTCGTTCCTCTTGCTCGGGGTAAACGTTCATAGCGGATTTCCAGCCGGCGTGCCTGTCCCGGTCCCGAAGCGCATGGAGGGTTCGGAACATATCGATGACTATGAACGAGGAGGGAATCAGCTTGTGGACTTCTTCGTAGACCAGGCACATGACCTTCTCGGGGCAAGGTTGCTCGTGGAGCCTTACCCGGACCTTGCGGCGAAGCTGATCCAGATGACAATCAGGAGGAAGAGGCTGCAGCTTGAGAAGGAATTCGGTTGGAAAGTGTAACCTCGTATTCTTGGTGCTAGAATGCATCCCTTTCCTCTCTTTGTCGGTGGTGAAGGATTGCAGATCGTCGTGGTTCTTTCCGGCAGGACCCATCTTTGCTGAACTGCCGCCTCTTTAGCAACAAGGTCGGGCTCGACCGGGACCGGTATCGCCATCTTCTCCAAGATCATTCGCTGTTTCTTGGTGATCTCGGTCAGCCTCCAGGTCGGTCGAACCTGGATCGCCCGCAACTTCGAAATCTCGAGCAGGATGTCTTCGCCCGACCTTTGACACCTCGGTCATGAAATGAGACGCGATTCTCGTCTCTGAGCAGGAGAGAAACGCGGAGGTAAACGAACTCGACCGTGGGATGGTCATCATGACGAACGAGTCAATGAGATGCGCCTCCTCCATCTCAGGAGCTACGAGTATCATCAAGTACTAGCTGAACACGCTCATGCAAGGCATGGTGCTTCACGTCGGCCACTGGATGCAGTTCGAACCCGCGCAGGTCGAGTCGGTCGATGCAGGCGGCGATTGACGAAACCCCGAGGTCAGGTTGAAGTTTCAGAAGGATCTCGTCTATCACCCAGGAGCGAAGGCCGTCATCACTCACCTCGAAGGGGGCAAGCTTCGCATCCCAGGGGCGCTCGAGTTGCGGCTGATGGAGCCGGAGCACAGGGTCTTGGCCGCGGGCGAATCATGCAGCCACGAAAACCGCTATTCAATGCCTTTGAGGCGCAGAGCATCGTGCAGCAAGGAATTGCCGTCACACTTGTAGCAGTGGTTCTCCGTTCCTGACGGTACTTTGGCTTCGTGCACGATTTCCGACGCTTCCAGAATTGTCTCGACATACCATTTGCTTGTTGGAGCCCTGTGCCCCTCTAGCTTTGATCCCGGATTCGGGGACCACACAAAGGGAACGACATTCGCGCCAAGGCTAGTTATCTCCCTCACTCCCTCTAGGAATGTTTTCTTCGGTTCGAGCCCCATGACAAACACGCCATACACGTTTCCTTCTCCAAAGACTTCGACGGCGAGCTTTATTGAGTCGAGGAACTTGTCATGACTGACGTCCTTGGCCTTGCCCGGACAGATTGCCTGGTACAGCTTCTCGTCCCAGATCTCCATGCTGAAACCCAATGCATCTATCCCGGCGTTGTAGTATCCGTTGATCTCCTCCAGTCCTCTCGCCGGCGATGGTAAGATGGTTCCCGGGATGCGGTCAAAACCCGTATGCATCCTGATGGATTCCAGAATCTCCGTGATGAGCTCGATCTCCTTCTGGTGGCTGAAGCATCCTCCCGTGAGCAGGACATGCTTCACCTGTCCTTCGGAGAACGCGGCCTTGGCGACCTCGCCAATGTCATTGATGTCCTTCTTTCTCAGGGAGCCATAGGTCTCAGTGGCTGAGACGAGATTGCAGAACAGGCACTCCTCTCTCTTGC
Encoded here:
- the cooS gene encoding anaerobic carbon-monoxide dehydrogenase catalytic subunit, translating into MPSKDETKELMANQFVRGILEDLEANSIETAFDRHESQQPQCLFGLRGLCCQRCLWGPCRIVPNDPRKSRGICGATLELVVMGNLLRSLAAGCAAHTQHALESTHLLAAAARSRTLPLIGEESLAEVADRLGISRCEKSTRELAREIADVFLEDIIRTSSGSTLRVIEAFAPRDRLAVWNDLGILPRGTYYEIVESLHRTTLGGCTDWRELALQDLRTALAYSWSALFASSLATEIVFGAPKVSEVSIGCQILGEEHVNIAIHGHSPILAEYVVSRSRDAESVRAARVAGAKGITVVGLCCSGLELLARRGVPTLGNILGQEIVIGSGLVDLLVADIQCVIPGLSQIAKCFDTTIVTTSESDRIPDAVHIPVDFDTVERDAARIVDLAIEAHRRRRPRTRANRLRTTGVKAKVGYDHRTILSVLGGARGAVDLLRGGQVKGIVTVVGCNNPKVPYERSQVTIAKELIKDNIMVTTSGCCAHALLTSGLCSPESWTLAGESLGPLCKERGFPPVLNVGACVDNVRTIRLFAELADAASLPMDKMPFMFSGPEPGSEKAIGQALSFLLLGVNVHSGFPAGVPVPVPKRMEGSEHIDDYERGGNQLVDFFVDQAHDLLGARLLVEPYPDLAAKLIQMTIRRKRLQLEKEFGWKV
- a CDS encoding radical SAM protein, producing the protein VQFRMNSSSPYRVCKNGDDLVLSSRDEELCKVRWIPRPEYYIRTTSSGQRMVQVGQIGGEDCLFFCYQNYCSHFSKREECLFCNLVSATETYGSLRKKDINDIGEVAKAAFSEGQVKHVLLTGGCFSHQKEIELITEILESIRMHTGFDRIPGTILPSPARGLEEINGYYNAGIDALGFSMEIWDEKLYQAICPGKAKDVSHDKFLDSIKLAVEVFGEGNVYGVFVMGLEPKKTFLEGVREITSLGANVVPFVWSPNPGSKLEGHRAPTSKWYVETILEASEIVHEAKVPSGTENHCYKCDGNSLLHDALRLKGIE